In a single window of the Deltaproteobacteria bacterium genome:
- the plsX gene encoding phosphate acyltransferase PlsX, producing MTDAARRPRGRRPREEQRAEPAPPRTVALDAMGGDHAPGAPLRAAVALARESDIGLLLVGDAERLAPALARAGLAPGRVELLHAPDAVPMDESPQAAARREASSLALAARAVADGRAQALVSAGNTGALLLHAVRAIPRLPGVRRAALAAVHPTLPRPHNPDPFALLLDVGANVHSEPEDLLQFALMGAAYASCISKVERPSVGLLNIGEEAGKGDELLRAAHTLLAAAPGLAFRGNVEGRDVPLGAADVVVCPGILGNVVLKLLESMGEVMTRMGDGVYRQRLRWRAGRFLLRDGLARVSNLLDYAAYGGAPILGFERIVIKAHGRSQARALENAVKVAAKAVRDDVCGAIAARLAPPRPPAGP from the coding sequence ATGACGGACGCCGCCCGAAGGCCTCGAGGACGCCGGCCACGCGAGGAGCAGCGGGCGGAGCCTGCGCCGCCGCGCACCGTGGCGCTCGACGCCATGGGGGGCGACCACGCGCCCGGGGCACCGCTGCGCGCCGCCGTCGCGCTCGCGCGCGAGAGCGACATCGGGCTGCTGCTGGTGGGCGACGCCGAGCGCCTGGCTCCCGCGCTCGCCCGCGCCGGCCTCGCTCCCGGGCGCGTCGAGCTCCTCCACGCGCCCGACGCCGTGCCGATGGACGAGTCGCCCCAGGCGGCGGCGCGGCGCGAGGCCTCCTCGCTGGCGCTCGCGGCGCGCGCGGTGGCGGACGGCCGCGCCCAGGCGCTGGTCTCGGCGGGCAACACCGGGGCGCTCCTGCTCCACGCCGTGCGCGCGATCCCGCGCCTGCCCGGCGTGCGGCGGGCGGCGCTGGCGGCCGTCCACCCGACCCTGCCGCGCCCGCACAACCCCGACCCCTTCGCGCTGCTCCTCGACGTCGGCGCCAACGTCCACAGCGAGCCCGAGGACCTGCTCCAGTTCGCGCTGATGGGCGCCGCCTATGCCTCCTGCATCTCGAAGGTCGAGCGCCCGAGCGTCGGCCTGCTCAACATCGGCGAGGAGGCCGGCAAGGGCGACGAGCTCCTGCGCGCCGCCCACACCCTGCTCGCCGCCGCCCCCGGGCTCGCCTTCCGGGGCAACGTCGAGGGCCGCGACGTGCCGCTCGGGGCGGCCGACGTGGTGGTGTGTCCGGGCATCCTCGGCAACGTGGTCCTGAAGCTGCTCGAGAGCATGGGCGAAGTGATGACGCGGATGGGGGACGGCGTGTACCGCCAGCGCCTGCGCTGGCGCGCCGGCCGCTTCCTGCTCCGCGACGGCCTGGCGCGGGTCTCGAACCTCCTCGACTACGCCGCCTATGGCGGCGCGCCGATCCTCGGCTTCGAGCGCATCGTGATCAAGGCCCACGGCCGCTCGCAGGCCCGTGCGCTCGAGAACGCGGTGAAGGTCGCCGCCAAGGCCGTGCGCGACGACGTCTGCGGTGCGATTGCCGCGCGCCTCGCGCCGCCGCGCCCGCCGGCGGGACCGTGA
- a CDS encoding HAD family hydrolase → MTGPRPGPRARPFVFLDRDGTLVRDTGYPHRPEDYALLPGAVAGALALARAGYVLAIATNQSGIGRGRFGLADFERFQGRLAADLAAGGVVLGATLLCPHAPADGCACRKPAPGLLLRARDELGADLAASWMVGDGSRDVEAARRAGCRGAVRVGIAAPARARAGEDPFALEARDLAEAARRILGYGAP, encoded by the coding sequence GTGACCGGCCCGCGCCCCGGGCCGCGCGCGCGGCCCTTCGTGTTCCTCGACCGCGACGGCACGCTGGTGCGCGACACGGGCTACCCGCACCGCCCGGAGGACTACGCGCTCCTGCCCGGCGCGGTGGCCGGCGCCCTCGCGCTGGCCCGCGCCGGCTACGTGCTCGCGATCGCCACCAACCAGAGCGGGATCGGGCGCGGTCGCTTCGGGCTCGCGGACTTCGAGCGCTTCCAGGGCCGGCTGGCGGCCGACCTGGCCGCCGGCGGCGTCGTGCTCGGCGCCACGCTCCTGTGTCCCCATGCCCCCGCCGACGGCTGCGCGTGCCGCAAGCCGGCGCCCGGCCTGCTGCTGCGCGCGCGCGACGAGCTCGGCGCGGATCTCGCGGCGAGCTGGATGGTGGGCGACGGGTCGCGCGACGTGGAGGCCGCCCGCCGCGCCGGCTGTCGCGGCGCGGTGCGGGTGGGGATCGCGGCGCCCGCGCGCGCGCGTGCGGGCGAGGACCCCTTCGCGCTCGAGGCCCGCGATCTCGCGGAGGCCGCGCGCCGCATCCTCGGCTACGGCGCGCCGTAG